The region CCACTCATTACAGTTCCAGCGTTAATTTCAATCTCTCTTGAAGCAGTAATATTTCCATCAACATCATAAATTATAAGTTCAAAAGATCCGGTCTTAACATTTAAAGAAGAATTAACAATAGAATTAGTTGAATTTAACTCAAGCTCATTAGATTCCATTTTCGTAGTAGTACTACTTGCATAGATATTATTCATAGATTCAATAAGACCTTTTGCAAAAGCATCCATTTGAGAGACTACATTTTGAATAACACCATCAGTAGGCATACCACTTGTTACATCAAGTGCAGCACCACGAAGATTTAAAATAGATCCGACGACACCTCCGTTTATCTCTTCTGCAATTGGTATAAGTGTACCGTCTTGTCTCTCATAGGAGACTTCATAAAAACCATTAGGATTATTTTCTTTAGATAGATGTATAGGGTGGTATGAGCTACCATCAACTATATTAAATCCATTTACACTAACGCTATAACTACCTGTTTTAGTATTTGAAGAACTATCTATTTGTATATTTGACTCAATTTGACCGCTATTAGTTTCTGCGCCTATTAGTCTTGCTAAGCTAAGTTCCATAACATTTCTTTTGTCTCTTAACTCATTTGCAGTATATGTTTTTCCAGCTTCTGCTATCTCTATAGACTTGTTTAATTCAGCAAGTTGTTTTGCTATTGAGTTTACTTCATCTACATTTACCGAGAGTTGATCATTTAATTGTGATTGAAGATCTTTAACTTGATCTTGAGTATATCCTATATGCTCTGTAAGTGTTGTAGTTTGTGTAGCTAAAGCTAGTTTTATTGCATCATTATCAGGATTATCAGCAAAAGTTTGCCACATATCATAGTATTTAGTTAAATCAGATTTTATACCAACACCATCAATCTCAGGGAAGTATGTTGAGAGTTCATCTAGAGTTTTTTTCTCAAAGTCACTATACTCTTTTGATTGTGAAATATTTGTGTATCTATCAAAAACAAAATTATCAAAAACTCTTTGAATATCTTGAACTTCCGCACCATTACCCACATTACCAGGATATGTTTGCAAAGGTGTAGCAGATGCTAGAACAACTCTTTGTCTTGTATATCCTTGTGTTTCTGCATTAGCAATATTATTACTTGTTGTATTAATACCATTTTGGGCTACATTAAGTCCAGAGTAACCAATATGAAGTGCATTATATATAGAAGCCATGTCAAACTCTTATTTGTAAAATATTTGATTGTTTAGATGCTCTTTTTTCATAACCTTGCATTTCAGTAGGAACAACTCTTTCTAAAAAAGTGTTATAAAGATTACTAACAACAAGAACAAGTCTTGCGTAGTGTTTGTTTACATCTCTGAGTTTATTAAGTTCTATTTTTAATTCATCTAGTTGTGAATGTTGTTCTTTACTTAAGAGTTGCGGTAAATCCATATCAGGATTTTGAGTCATTAAAGATGATATTGCATGGTCAATCATAGCTTTTTTAGTTTCAAAACTTTTAAGCTTCTCTTGTTTTAGTGACAATCTTTCAAACTGAGGATTATTCTTAGCTTCTTTAATATCTGCTATATCAGACTCAGTAATTTTTATTAAATCCCTTAAGTCGCTTAAGGCACCTTGTAAATGATGAGACAACATATCCAACCCCTATCTTATTTTAAAACCTAGAGCAACTCATCAGCTATCTTTTGCGAGAGAGCTTCTAGATTGATTTTATACTCGCCAGATTCAAGCGCTTCTTTTATACGCTCAACCTTGCTTGTATCACCTTGTTTTGTAATATTCGTAGTCGCCTTACCAGCCTCTTTAGTCTCACCAAAGTTACTAGCATAAGCACCACGAAGCGCAGAACTATTTAGTTGCGAAATCATAACCTATCCTTTAATTGTCTATATAGACTTTATATCATACAGCTATATCGACAAAAAAAGAAAAAACTTCAATTTTTCTAAAGAAAGTTTTTGCTCCGCAAAAGCGCATTTACTACTTTTGACTTAAATAATCAAACAACATCTGAGAAAATCCGAATCCTCCCGCACTTGCTTTTGCAAGTTCTTCTCTATACATTGATTTGTATATTTTGTCTCCTGGATCATTTTGCTGTGAAAAAAGATTTTTCTCATCTTTCATAGCATTATCCATTAGCATCTTAAGAATTATAGATTCAAAAGCATCTGTTTGCTCTCTTAGTTTATCCTCTTTTGATGTAGCT is a window of uncultured Sulfurimonas sp. DNA encoding:
- the flgK gene encoding flagellar hook-associated protein FlgK, translating into MASIYNALHIGYSGLNVAQNGINTTSNNIANAETQGYTRQRVVLASATPLQTYPGNVGNGAEVQDIQRVFDNFVFDRYTNISQSKEYSDFEKKTLDELSTYFPEIDGVGIKSDLTKYYDMWQTFADNPDNDAIKLALATQTTTLTEHIGYTQDQVKDLQSQLNDQLSVNVDEVNSIAKQLAELNKSIEIAEAGKTYTANELRDKRNVMELSLARLIGAETNSGQIESNIQIDSSSNTKTGSYSVSVNGFNIVDGSSYHPIHLSKENNPNGFYEVSYERQDGTLIPIAEEINGGVVGSILNLRGAALDVTSGMPTDGVIQNVVSQMDAFAKGLIESMNNIYASSTTTKMESNELELNSTNSIVNSSLNVKTGSFELIIYDVDGNITASREIEINAGTVMSGVAGSNSIEGQINAQEDDNNDGNANNDIDDYISFNWATYQNGKNALELSMDPLLESQGYTFSMQDVLTTSSYDSGTNFAGALGMSRFFDGDDAQSIKLNHTLSNNPTLIKAGVTPLAGDSVVALSMVQHQYEKFNYEVENQSYDVTAYAMFDIIATEVGTQTKAATLQNETLSTQFNATELEYSSVSKVSLDEEMTNLIKYQTSYGAAAKIITTIDEMMTTLLGIKQ
- a CDS encoding flagellar biosynthesis anti-sigma factor FlgM → MISQLNSSALRGAYASNFGETKEAGKATTNITKQGDTSKVERIKEALESGEYKINLEALSQKIADELL
- a CDS encoding rod-binding protein, with the protein product MYGSNTINMQAQMMAQNQTVPTIEATSKEDKLREQTDAFESIILKMLMDNAMKDEKNLFSQQNDPGDKIYKSMYREELAKASAGGFGFSQMLFDYLSQK